In one Lolium rigidum isolate FL_2022 chromosome 3, APGP_CSIRO_Lrig_0.1, whole genome shotgun sequence genomic region, the following are encoded:
- the LOC124697939 gene encoding organelle RRM domain-containing protein 2, mitochondrial-like, which produces MALSSSSSSLLRRLLGSTALPSSASSALRAAFCSSSSSGPSPTLPPASSIFGDDTEVTNVPPLTTPKLFVSGLSRLTTDDKLKSAFAPFGQLLEAKVITDRVSGRSKGFGFVRYASLEEAETARQGMNAKFLDGWVIFVDPAKPREQKPAPQPDSVSHTGFRTNKTVGWCG; this is translated from the exons AtggccctctcctcctcttcgtcctccctgctccgccgcctcctcggctCCACTGCCCttccgtcctccgcctcctccgcactACGCGCCGCCTTctgctcctcctcatcctcgggCCCCTCACCCACCCTGCCACCCGCGTCCTCCATCTTCGGCGACGACACCGAGGTCACCAACGTGCCGCCGCTCACCACCCCGAAGCTCTTCGTCAGCG GACTTTCAAGGCTAACTACGGATGACAAGCTTAAGAGCGCTTTCGCTCCCTTTGGGCAGCTCCTTGAAG CGAAAGTCATAACGGATAGAGTTTCTGGGAGATCAAAGGGCTTTGGTTTTGTGAGGTATGCCAGTTTAGAGGAAGCCGAGACGGCCCGGCAGGGGATGAACGCCAAGTTTCTAGACGGATGGGTCATATTTGTTGACCCTGCGAAGCCAAGGGAGCAGAAGCCTGCTCCTCAGCCAGATAGTGTCTCCCACACTGGCTTCAGAACTAATAAAACTGTAGGATGGTGTGGTTAG